Proteins encoded in a region of the Triplophysa rosa linkage group LG14, Trosa_1v2, whole genome shotgun sequence genome:
- the LOC130564694 gene encoding P2Y purinoceptor 14-like isoform X2 — protein MGTSGFQMESPILRTSESLSTAATDDMKMQNMTNSCEFSKVPTHPVFIFAYSLVFLISLVLNCVTMRVYFCTNHRVQSSVTVYMKNLAAADFFLCLCLPLRIANYATHSVTLRNVYCSFGATAFYLNMYASILFMDFIAANRYLKIARPLETHALQMVRTARHISISTWLSLLAMASIYLVIFLQTSWSHNENAKGFGCESLHSAKVKLVYKITHTVSMLLFIFVLVSLILLYWGTLKKIRQVQLSTQTTSNSRKFNKSKRNMLVLVVIFCVCFVPYHLVRLPYAFIKPHLKDCTAQAFYILKELTVLLSVLNACLDPLIYFIFCKAFRAQLSLGKKTESLASNKDQGPQRRMSNMLSYIETKVSTLRHESVI, from the exons ATGGGTACAAGTGGATTTCAG ATGGAGTCACCAATTCTGAGAACATCAGAGTCTCTAAGCACCGCTGCAACGGATGACATGAAAATGCAGAACATGACAAACTCATGTGAATTTTCTAAGGTCCCAACTCACCCAGTCTTCATATTTGCATACTCACTAGTGTTTCTCATCAGTCTGGTGCTGAATTGCGTCACAATGCGGGTGTATTTTTGTACCAATCACCGCGTCCAATCCAGTGTCACGGTTTACATGAAGAATCTAGCCGCGGCTGACTTCTTCCTTTGTCTTTGCTTACCCTTGCGCATTGCTAACTATGCCACGCATTCAGTGACACTGCGCAATGTTTATTGCAGCTTTGGAGCGACGGCCTTCTATTTAAACATGTACGCAAGCATTCTCTTCATGGACTTTATTGCTGCAAACAG GTACCTGAAAATTGCCCGGCCATTGGAGACTCACGCTCTTCAGATGGTTCGTACCGCACGTCACATTTCCATATCAACTTGGCTCTCCTTGTTAGCCATGGCTTCCATCTACCTAGTCATATTTCTCCAGACGTCTTGGAGTCACAATGAAAATGCCAAGGGATTCGGCTGTGAATCTTTACACAGTGCCAAGGTCAAGTTGGTCTACAAAATCACTCACACTGTCTCCATGTTGCTCTTCATTTTTGTGCTGGTTTCTCTGATACTTCTCTACTGGGGGACTTTAAAAAAGATCAGGCAAGTTCAGCTGTCCACACAGACCACATCTAATAGCCGTAAGTTTAACAAGTCAAAGCGTAACATGCTGGTTCTAGTGGTTATTTTTTGCGTGTGCTTTGTGCCGTATCATCTGGTGAGGCTTCCTTACGCATTCATCAAACCCCATTTGAAAGACTGCACAGCCCAGGCGTTTTACATCTTAAAGGAGCTGACTGTGTTGCTTTCAGTGCTAAATGCTTGTTTGGATCCGCTCATTTATTTTATCTTCTGCAAGGCCTTCAGAGCCCAGCTGAGTCTCGGTAAAAAGACAGAATCGTTGGCATCCAATAAAGATCAAGGACCGCAAAGGCGAATGAGCAACATGTTGAGCTACATTGAGACCAAGGTATCCACGTTAAGACACGAAAGTGTCATTTAG
- the LOC130564694 gene encoding P2Y purinoceptor 14-like isoform X1 — MTLLFVFVYPFVHHLKCSSPTCVNNSFVYVQMESPILRTSESLSTAATDDMKMQNMTNSCEFSKVPTHPVFIFAYSLVFLISLVLNCVTMRVYFCTNHRVQSSVTVYMKNLAAADFFLCLCLPLRIANYATHSVTLRNVYCSFGATAFYLNMYASILFMDFIAANRYLKIARPLETHALQMVRTARHISISTWLSLLAMASIYLVIFLQTSWSHNENAKGFGCESLHSAKVKLVYKITHTVSMLLFIFVLVSLILLYWGTLKKIRQVQLSTQTTSNSRKFNKSKRNMLVLVVIFCVCFVPYHLVRLPYAFIKPHLKDCTAQAFYILKELTVLLSVLNACLDPLIYFIFCKAFRAQLSLGKKTESLASNKDQGPQRRMSNMLSYIETKVSTLRHESVI; from the exons ATGACATtactttttgtctttgtttacccATTTGTACATCACTTAAAATGTAGTAGTCCAACTTGCGTTAATAACTCTTTTGTTTATGTACAGATGGAGTCACCAATTCTGAGAACATCAGAGTCTCTAAGCACCGCTGCAACGGATGACATGAAAATGCAGAACATGACAAACTCATGTGAATTTTCTAAGGTCCCAACTCACCCAGTCTTCATATTTGCATACTCACTAGTGTTTCTCATCAGTCTGGTGCTGAATTGCGTCACAATGCGGGTGTATTTTTGTACCAATCACCGCGTCCAATCCAGTGTCACGGTTTACATGAAGAATCTAGCCGCGGCTGACTTCTTCCTTTGTCTTTGCTTACCCTTGCGCATTGCTAACTATGCCACGCATTCAGTGACACTGCGCAATGTTTATTGCAGCTTTGGAGCGACGGCCTTCTATTTAAACATGTACGCAAGCATTCTCTTCATGGACTTTATTGCTGCAAACAG GTACCTGAAAATTGCCCGGCCATTGGAGACTCACGCTCTTCAGATGGTTCGTACCGCACGTCACATTTCCATATCAACTTGGCTCTCCTTGTTAGCCATGGCTTCCATCTACCTAGTCATATTTCTCCAGACGTCTTGGAGTCACAATGAAAATGCCAAGGGATTCGGCTGTGAATCTTTACACAGTGCCAAGGTCAAGTTGGTCTACAAAATCACTCACACTGTCTCCATGTTGCTCTTCATTTTTGTGCTGGTTTCTCTGATACTTCTCTACTGGGGGACTTTAAAAAAGATCAGGCAAGTTCAGCTGTCCACACAGACCACATCTAATAGCCGTAAGTTTAACAAGTCAAAGCGTAACATGCTGGTTCTAGTGGTTATTTTTTGCGTGTGCTTTGTGCCGTATCATCTGGTGAGGCTTCCTTACGCATTCATCAAACCCCATTTGAAAGACTGCACAGCCCAGGCGTTTTACATCTTAAAGGAGCTGACTGTGTTGCTTTCAGTGCTAAATGCTTGTTTGGATCCGCTCATTTATTTTATCTTCTGCAAGGCCTTCAGAGCCCAGCTGAGTCTCGGTAAAAAGACAGAATCGTTGGCATCCAATAAAGATCAAGGACCGCAAAGGCGAATGAGCAACATGTTGAGCTACATTGAGACCAAGGTATCCACGTTAAGACACGAAAGTGTCATTTAG
- the gpr171 gene encoding G-protein coupled receptor 171 — protein sequence MENPDNTCVVNDNMVPFATLYIIIFLIGVATSLVALWAFTTSQSIKKCINVYLINLLTSDFLLMLALPVKIAKDLGNESKSLIIFHCQVSGPLIYINLYASIIFLSFVSVQRYLQITHSSKLLRLQEVGFAVLMSVVVWFLVLFINVPNMAITIKANITNIHGLTCSDLKTDIGKHWHTLSVFLGTAIFFNASAAVILSNGLVLKRLWGRRESDPEGQASAHHAFRNIALVTLAYVISFVPYHAVRMPYTFTQIDVINDCGLKKSLFLAKESTLLLAILHMCFDPLLYFVICRAFRHQITKTFSRRRSVPDANQE from the coding sequence ATGGAGAATCCAGATAATACCTGCGTGGTCAACGACAACATGGTACCCTTCGCCACACTTTACATCATCATCTTTCTGATTGGCGTGGCCACTAGCCTGGTGGCACTATGGGCCTTCACCACAAgccaaagtattaaaaagtgcatcAACGTTTACCTGATCAACCTTCTAACGTCTGACTTTCTCCTCATGCTGGCCCTACCCGTCAAGATCGCAAAGGATCTGGGCAACGAGTCGAAAAGTTTGATCATCTTCCACTGCCAAGTGAGCGGGCCGCTCATCTACATCAACTTGTACGCTTCTATCATCTTTTTGTCATTTGTCAGCGTTCAGCGGTATCTCCAAATAACCCACAGCTCAAAACTTCTCCGACTGCAGGAGGTGGGTTTCGCGGTGTTGATGTCAGTAGTGGTCTGGTTCCTCGTGCTCTTCATAAATGTGCCCAACATGGCAATAACCATCAAAGCCAACATTACAAACATACATGGGCTGACCTGTTCTGATTTAAAAACTGACATAGGGAAGCACTGGCACACATTGTCCGTGTTCCTGGGGACGGCCATCTTTTTCAACGCCTCTGCGGCTGTGATTCTGTCCAACGGCCTGGTGTTGAAACGGCTCTGGGGTCGACGTGAATCTGACCCAGAGGGCCAAGCAAGCGCCCATCATGCCTTTAGAAACATTGCACTGGTGACCTTGGCGTACGTGATAAGCTTCGTGCCATACCATGCGGTGCGGATGCCGTACACTTTTACACAGATAGATGTGATCAACGATTGTGGATTGAAGAAGAGTCTGTTCTTGGCTAAGGAGTCTACTCTACTTCTCGCCATCTTGCACATGTGCTTTGATCCGCTGCTGTATTTCGTCATTTGTCGTGCATTTAGACATCAGATCACGAAAACCTTCTCAAGGAGACGCAGTGTTCCAGATGCTAACCAAGAATAA
- the clrn1 gene encoding clarin-1 codes for MSSRQKKIIFSVAGVLCFGCVLVVAAAMGTQFWIKATVLCKTGAQIVNATGSELEKFVGRANYGLFHGHGMKQCGLGDRPFYFSFFPDLIGVIPASLHVSVILFCSVHILFSAISSTFFFYNAFGSPYETLHGPLGLYLWNMISCFCSCLVLILFASEVKFHHLTETVTNFNEGSFVYKMQSEWYDKSFWLIFLTFLTHGLNILLIRLAGIHFPFQEAKESEATTGASDLMY; via the exons ATGTCTAGTAGacaaaagaaaatcattttctCTGTGGCTGGTGTTCTTTGCTTTGGCTGTGTGCTGGTCGTGGCGGCTGCGATGGGAACTCAGTTTTGGATAAAGGCAACTGTTCTGTGCAAAACGGGCGCACAGATCGTCAATGCAACGGGATCGGAGCTGGAGAAATTCGTCGGAAGGGCGAACTACGGACTCTTCCATGGCCATGGGATGAAACAGTGTGGTCTGGGTGACAGACCCTTTTATTTCTCTT TTTTTCCAGACCTGATAGGTGTGATTCCAGCCAGTCTACATGTAAGCGTGATCCTCTTCTGCTCAGTGCACATCTTGTTCTCCGCCATCTCCTCTACGTTCTTCTTTTACAATGCATTTGGAAGCCCGTATGAGACATTGCATGGACCGCTGGGACTCTACCTCTGGAACATGATAAGCT GTTTCTGCAGCTGTTTGGTCCTCATCCTCTTCGCCTCCGAGGTCAAGTTCCACCACCTAACAGAGACCGTCACCAACTTCAACGAGGGCAGCTTTGTCTACAAGATGCAAAGCGAATGGTACGACAAGTCCTTCTGGCTCATCTTTCTCACCTTCCTCACTCACGGTCTCAACATTTTGCTCATCCGCCTGGCGGGGATCCATTTCCCCTTTCAGGAGGCCAAAGAATCCGAAGCAACCACAGGAGCTTCAGATCTCATGTACTGA
- the mindy4b gene encoding inactive ubiquitin carboxyl-terminal hydrolase MINDY-4B isoform X2, with protein MDGSVDNTESACSELDEILQQISDLDKWREIFNSRGLELRECNVKRHTEKTKADEDSDDTSRPTTSNHHINPQNSQLTVPYSIPQTLAVSPSLGGQPLSPELAVGGTRAIQMVVQAHVIKYLLFGRQLNSDCKMQSMKEVGEKEQRRALATALTDILWTAGEEQTATVSLVTSDRCFTPHLDYKLDSFTERLQLFTFNKKEDVRAFIYDHMQSFKEEGSHGVILFLYSLIFSRSIDRIREDFDFTTSHLLHLSLGNFVCRQALLNLLLTGRASPNVFNGTLRNDEQGEPLAHPLHGVLTRSDVGYLLWNREEAEHAKLPQVGSMLKTPKLPIWVCNVNGTYSVLFSPNRLLLSDWRMEHLFHLSFYNGQPTQSQTAMLTIDTHSHHWEEENNDTQGDPEKKFPSVEMTIRTKWEGAVIDWNGNVPFF; from the exons ATGGACGGCAGTGTTGACAACACTGAGAGCGCTTGCAGTGAACTGGATGAAATTCTCCAGCAGATATCGGATCTGGATAAATGGAGAGAGATCTTTAACTCCCGCGG GTTGGAATTACGAGAATGCAATGTTAAA AGACATACTGAGAAAACTAAAGCAGATGAGGACAGTGATGACACTTCAAGACCTACGACCTCAAACCACCACATCAACCCACAAAACAGCCAGTTAACAGTGCCCTACTCTATACCTCAAACCCTCGCAGTGTCTCCAAGTCTGGGTGGGCAACCACTGTCACCAGAGCTCGCAGTG GGGGGAACCCGTGCTATTCAGATGGTGGTTCAGGCACATGTTATTAAATACTTGCTCTTCGGACGGCAATTGAACTCAGACTGCAAAATGCAGAG TATGAAGGAAGTGGGGGAAAAGGAGCAGAGAAGGGCACTGGCAACCGCTCTGACTGACATCTTGTGGACAGCTGGTGAGGAGCAGACAGCGACCGTCTCCTTGGTCACATCAGATCGCTGTTTCACCCCCCATCTGGACTACAAGCTAGACAGCTTCACAGAGAGA CTACAACTTTTCACCTTTAATAAGAAAGAAGACGTTAGAGCATTTATATACGACCATATGCAGAGT TTTAAGGAAGAAGGAAGTCATGGAGTCATCCTTTTTCTGTATAGCCTCATCTTCTCCAGATCCATTGACAG GATACGGGAAGACTTTGATTTTACCACCTCGCATCTTTTGCATTTGAGCTTGGGGAACTTTGTGTGTCGACAG GCTCTATTAAACCTGCTGTTGACAGGGCGGGCCAGCCCTAATGTCTTCAATGGGACATTACGCAACGATGAGCAAGGAGAACCTCTTGCTCACCCGCTCCACGGGGTCCTGACCCGCAGTGATGTTGGATATCTACTTTGGAACAGAGAAGAAGCCGAGCATGCAAAGCTGCCCCAG GTGGGCAGCATGTTGAAAACACCCAAGCTGCCTATCTGGGTGTGCAACGTCAATGGCACCTACAGCGTTCTGTTCAGTCCAAACCGCTTGCTGCTCTCTGATTGGAGGATGGAGCACCTCTTCCATCTTTCCTTCTACAACGGCCAACCCACACAGAGCCAAACTGCAATGCTCACCATAG ACACACACTCCCATCACTGGGAAGAAGAAAATAATGACACTCAGGGAGACCCAGAGAAAAAGTTTCCATCTGTGGAGATGACCATTAGGACCAAATGGGAGGGAGCTGTTATCGATTGGAATGGGAATGTGCCTTTTTTCTAA
- the mindy4b gene encoding inactive ubiquitin carboxyl-terminal hydrolase MINDY-4B isoform X1, translated as MDGSVDNTESACSELDEILQQISDLDKWREIFNSRGLELRECNVKRHTEKTKADEDSDDTSRPTTSNHHINPQNSQLTVPYSIPQTLAVSPSLGGQPLSPELAVSLRKILFGNTFHIFNYEWKKTFFKFREPFSDMSYALETEKGGTRAIQMVVQAHVIKYLLFGRQLNSDCKMQSMKEVGEKEQRRALATALTDILWTAGEEQTATVSLVTSDRCFTPHLDYKLDSFTERLQLFTFNKKEDVRAFIYDHMQSFKEEGSHGVILFLYSLIFSRSIDRIREDFDFTTSHLLHLSLGNFVCRQALLNLLLTGRASPNVFNGTLRNDEQGEPLAHPLHGVLTRSDVGYLLWNREEAEHAKLPQVGSMLKTPKLPIWVCNVNGTYSVLFSPNRLLLSDWRMEHLFHLSFYNGQPTQSQTAMLTIDTHSHHWEEENNDTQGDPEKKFPSVEMTIRTKWEGAVIDWNGNVPFF; from the exons ATGGACGGCAGTGTTGACAACACTGAGAGCGCTTGCAGTGAACTGGATGAAATTCTCCAGCAGATATCGGATCTGGATAAATGGAGAGAGATCTTTAACTCCCGCGG GTTGGAATTACGAGAATGCAATGTTAAA AGACATACTGAGAAAACTAAAGCAGATGAGGACAGTGATGACACTTCAAGACCTACGACCTCAAACCACCACATCAACCCACAAAACAGCCAGTTAACAGTGCCCTACTCTATACCTCAAACCCTCGCAGTGTCTCCAAGTCTGGGTGGGCAACCACTGTCACCAGAGCTCGCAGTG AGTTTAAGAAAGATCTTGTTTGGGAACACATTCCACATTTTCAACTATGAGTGGAAGAAAACGTTCTTTAAGTTTCGGGAGCCTTTCTCTGATATGTCATATGCCCTGGAGACTGAGAAG GGGGGAACCCGTGCTATTCAGATGGTGGTTCAGGCACATGTTATTAAATACTTGCTCTTCGGACGGCAATTGAACTCAGACTGCAAAATGCAGAG TATGAAGGAAGTGGGGGAAAAGGAGCAGAGAAGGGCACTGGCAACCGCTCTGACTGACATCTTGTGGACAGCTGGTGAGGAGCAGACAGCGACCGTCTCCTTGGTCACATCAGATCGCTGTTTCACCCCCCATCTGGACTACAAGCTAGACAGCTTCACAGAGAGA CTACAACTTTTCACCTTTAATAAGAAAGAAGACGTTAGAGCATTTATATACGACCATATGCAGAGT TTTAAGGAAGAAGGAAGTCATGGAGTCATCCTTTTTCTGTATAGCCTCATCTTCTCCAGATCCATTGACAG GATACGGGAAGACTTTGATTTTACCACCTCGCATCTTTTGCATTTGAGCTTGGGGAACTTTGTGTGTCGACAG GCTCTATTAAACCTGCTGTTGACAGGGCGGGCCAGCCCTAATGTCTTCAATGGGACATTACGCAACGATGAGCAAGGAGAACCTCTTGCTCACCCGCTCCACGGGGTCCTGACCCGCAGTGATGTTGGATATCTACTTTGGAACAGAGAAGAAGCCGAGCATGCAAAGCTGCCCCAG GTGGGCAGCATGTTGAAAACACCCAAGCTGCCTATCTGGGTGTGCAACGTCAATGGCACCTACAGCGTTCTGTTCAGTCCAAACCGCTTGCTGCTCTCTGATTGGAGGATGGAGCACCTCTTCCATCTTTCCTTCTACAACGGCCAACCCACACAGAGCCAAACTGCAATGCTCACCATAG ACACACACTCCCATCACTGGGAAGAAGAAAATAATGACACTCAGGGAGACCCAGAGAAAAAGTTTCCATCTGTGGAGATGACCATTAGGACCAAATGGGAGGGAGCTGTTATCGATTGGAATGGGAATGTGCCTTTTTTCTAA